TAAAAATTCGCCTGTTTACAAATTCTAAGCCATATTTTTTAATAAATCAATATTTTTTTAATCTATTTTAAACAGACAGATTATCAGCGTGTTTTCCGTCATTTAAGGGGAGAATGTTTTGTCAAATTTTAGAATCCAAAATTATTTTGTTAATTTTGACAAATTAAAAGTAATGGATAATTCAATTTTTTTAATAAAAATGTTAAAAGTATGGATTACAAAAAGGAAAAACAAAGCAATTTTTTAAAAGCAAGATTTAGGAGTTTTAATTATGCCTTTAAAGGTTTAAAATATTTTTTTAAGACTCAAAAAAACTCATGGATTCATTCATTTATTACGGTTTTGGTTATTGTATTAGCCATAATTTTAAAAATTAGTTTTGTTGAATGGTGTTTTATTATTTTTGCAATAGGGTTTGTTTTTGTCGCTGAATTGATAAATACTGCAATAGAAGTTTTTATCGACTATATTTGCCCGAGTTACAATATAAGTGCTGGTAGGTCAAAAGACCTCGCTGCTGCTGCTGTATTTTTTGCAGCTTTAATTTCTGCATTTGTTGGACTTATAATTTTCCTCCCTAAAATAATTATTTTATTTTAAATGTTATGCTTATTAATCATTATTTTTTTAAATTTGTAATTTATTTTAATAGAATAATTATTTTAAAAAAATTTTAATTCTCATTTTGTTTTAATAAAAATTTGGATTGAAAATAATAGTAAAAACTAAAAGTCATGAAAAAAATATCTTTATTAATTCTACTATCATTATTGATTAGTACATTATCGTATTCACAGATAACAATAACTTCAAGTGATATGCCTGATGCTGGTAGCTGGTATCGCATGAGTAATACAGCAAACCTTTTAAGCATTAATCCAAAAAATACAGGAGCAAATTATAGCTGGGATTTTTCAAATTTAAAATTCAGCAGTCAGTATATTGATACTTTTATTTCTGTTAGCTCAACTGCACCTACTTACAGATTTATATTTGATAACTTTTTAAATCCTGACAGAAAAGCAACTATTGCAACTCCGGAAGTAACGAATATTCTATTGGGTGGATTGGCTATT
This portion of the Bacteroidota bacterium genome encodes:
- a CDS encoding diacylglycerol kinase family protein, with product MDYKKEKQSNFLKARFRSFNYAFKGLKYFFKTQKNSWIHSFITVLVIVLAIILKISFVEWCFIIFAIGFVFVAELINTAIEVFIDYICPSYNISAGRSKDLAAAAVFFAALISAFVGLIIFLPKIIILF